One Bosea sp. 685 DNA segment encodes these proteins:
- the mmsB gene encoding 3-hydroxyisobutyrate dehydrogenase, translated as MAGASTDDAAKRGKAMTSIAFIGLGNMGGPMAGNLVKAGHTVSAFDLAQSSKDAAAELGVGIAGSAKEAVAEADIVVTMLPAGKHVLSVWADILPSVKPGALLIDSSTIDVESARKAHALAAEHGCLSLDAPVSGGVGGAKGATLTFMVGGADEAFALGGPILKAMGRRIVHCGDAGNGQAAKICNNMILGISMIGVSEAFVLAEKLGLSHQALFDVASTSSGQCWSLTTYCPVPGPVPTSPANNEYKPGFASALMLKDLKLSQEAAQAAGASTPLGAAAAQLYGIHNAWGEGGADFSAIIHLLRGRNLS; from the coding sequence ATTGCCGGCGCAAGTACAGACGACGCAGCAAAGCGAGGAAAAGCCATGACCAGCATCGCCTTCATCGGCCTCGGCAATATGGGCGGGCCCATGGCCGGCAATCTCGTCAAGGCGGGGCATACGGTCAGCGCCTTCGATCTGGCACAGAGCTCCAAGGACGCCGCCGCCGAGCTCGGCGTCGGGATCGCCGGTTCGGCCAAGGAGGCGGTCGCGGAGGCCGACATCGTCGTCACCATGCTGCCGGCCGGCAAGCATGTGCTCTCCGTCTGGGCCGATATCCTGCCCTCGGTGAAGCCGGGTGCGCTGCTGATCGATTCCTCGACCATCGATGTCGAGAGCGCCCGCAAGGCCCATGCGCTGGCGGCCGAGCACGGCTGCCTCTCGCTCGACGCGCCGGTCTCGGGCGGCGTCGGTGGGGCCAAGGGCGCGACGCTGACCTTCATGGTCGGCGGTGCGGATGAGGCCTTCGCGCTGGGGGGACCCATCCTCAAGGCCATGGGCCGGCGCATCGTGCATTGCGGCGACGCCGGCAACGGACAGGCCGCCAAGATCTGCAACAACATGATCCTGGGCATCTCGATGATCGGCGTCTCCGAGGCCTTCGTGCTGGCCGAGAAGCTCGGGCTCTCGCATCAGGCGCTGTTCGATGTCGCCTCGACCTCCTCGGGCCAATGCTGGTCGTTGACGACCTATTGCCCGGTGCCTGGCCCGGTACCGACCTCGCCCGCCAATAACGAATACAAGCCCGGCTTCGCCTCGGCCTTGATGCTGAAGGACCTGAAGCTCTCGCAGGAAGCCGCACAAGCCGCCGGCGCCTCGACGCCGCTCGGGGCGGCGGCCGCGCAGCTCTACGGCATCCACAATGCCTGGGGCGAAGGCGGCGCGGATTTCTCGGCCATCATCCATCTGCTGCGCGGACGCAACCTTTCATGA
- a CDS encoding ABC transporter substrate-binding protein codes for MKSVRYLVTGAAFAAIAAGWSGAAFAQETVTVWFTKGFYKGEDDALLAVVDKFQKATGVKVDLSLYATEDCVTKSVGAIEAGTPPDVGFCTTYDFRTTGKWAFEGKLEDVTDVIEPMKAEFQPQALATTFLMNSKVGKKSYYAFPVEQQMMHITYWKDMLEEAGFKESDIPKGWNGYWDFWCDKVQGSLRAKGKRIYGVGHPMGIAASDTFYSFLTFANAYGAQVVDENGKIVLDQPKNKAAMIEAVKSYANIFQRGCTPPSSVNWLDPDNNVAFHNRTTVLTHNATISIAAKHLDDMNNPALTAEQRAQAKKNYEDNIRTAEFPLKPDGGVMPNLAAVKTAVIFADAKNKKRAKEFMAFMLKDENLRPFVEGSVGRWFPTTIEGAKSPFWTDGKDPHRAIVHKQYTDGTVPFQFVYNYNFTTVNAENVWAKAVNRVVQDKIAPDVAVDEMIARIKQIAG; via the coding sequence ATGAAATCGGTTCGTTATCTCGTCACCGGTGCGGCCTTCGCGGCGATTGCCGCGGGTTGGTCCGGCGCGGCGTTCGCGCAGGAGACCGTCACGGTCTGGTTCACCAAGGGCTTCTACAAGGGCGAGGATGACGCGCTGCTGGCCGTTGTCGACAAGTTCCAGAAGGCGACCGGCGTCAAGGTCGATCTCTCGCTCTACGCGACCGAGGATTGTGTGACCAAATCTGTCGGCGCCATCGAGGCCGGCACGCCGCCCGATGTCGGCTTCTGCACGACTTATGATTTCCGCACCACCGGCAAATGGGCCTTCGAAGGCAAGCTCGAGGACGTCACCGACGTGATCGAGCCGATGAAGGCCGAATTCCAGCCGCAGGCGCTGGCAACGACCTTCCTGATGAACAGCAAAGTCGGCAAGAAATCCTATTACGCCTTCCCCGTCGAACAGCAGATGATGCACATCACCTACTGGAAGGACATGCTGGAGGAAGCCGGCTTCAAGGAAAGCGATATTCCCAAGGGCTGGAACGGCTATTGGGACTTCTGGTGCGACAAGGTCCAGGGCTCGCTGCGCGCCAAGGGCAAGCGCATCTACGGCGTCGGCCATCCCATGGGCATCGCGGCGTCCGACACCTTCTACAGCTTCCTGACTTTCGCCAATGCGTATGGCGCGCAGGTGGTCGACGAGAACGGCAAGATCGTGCTCGACCAGCCCAAGAACAAGGCGGCGATGATCGAAGCGGTGAAGTCCTATGCGAACATCTTCCAGCGCGGCTGCACGCCACCATCCTCGGTCAATTGGCTGGATCCCGACAACAATGTCGCCTTCCACAACCGCACGACCGTGCTGACGCATAACGCGACGATCTCGATCGCCGCCAAGCATCTCGACGACATGAACAACCCTGCGCTCACCGCCGAGCAGCGCGCCCAGGCCAAGAAGAACTACGAGGACAACATCCGCACCGCGGAATTCCCACTCAAGCCCGATGGCGGCGTCATGCCGAACCTCGCTGCGGTGAAGACGGCGGTGATCTTCGCCGACGCCAAGAACAAGAAGCGCGCCAAGGAATTCATGGCGTTCATGCTCAAGGACGAAAACCTGCGTCCCTTCGTCGAAGGCTCGGTCGGTCGCTGGTTCCCGACGACGATCGAGGGCGCCAAGAGCCCGTTCTGGACTGACGGCAAGGACCCGCATCGCGCGATCGTCCATAAGCAGTACACCGATGGCACCGTGCCGTTCCAGTTCGTCTACAACTACAACTTCACGACCGTGAACGCCGAGAACGTCTGGGCCAAGGCGGTGAATCGCGTGGTTCAGGACAAGATCGCGCCAGACGTCGCAGTGGACGAGATGATCGCCCGCATCAAGCAGATCGCCGGCTGA
- a CDS encoding ABC transporter substrate-binding protein, translating to MRANILIILAAAGALAATAALAAEGKLVLYTSQPNTDAQQTIDAFKALYPKVEVSFVRDGTPRVMAKLRAEIEAGSPQADVLLIADSVTMEGLKQEGRLLAYDAADVSAYPAGIHDPQKMWFSTKLITTGIVYNNKAALKPTSWADLTKPEVKNLLAMPSPLNSGAALIHTMTLAGNLPGGWRYYEQLRDNGALAAGGNGDILRQVATGEKLYGMIVDFMPIREKAKGAPIEFVFPSEGVSAVGEPVAILKSTKNPEAAKAFVGFLISREGQALALRQGYVAAHPDVALPAGYPTRDAIKLMPFDAAQALAGEAAARKRFSAIFE from the coding sequence ATGCGCGCCAACATCTTGATCATATTGGCAGCCGCGGGCGCGCTCGCCGCCACAGCGGCGCTGGCCGCGGAGGGCAAGCTCGTCCTCTACACCAGCCAGCCCAACACCGACGCGCAGCAGACGATCGATGCCTTCAAGGCGCTCTATCCTAAAGTCGAAGTGAGCTTCGTGCGCGACGGCACGCCGCGCGTGATGGCGAAGCTGCGCGCCGAGATCGAGGCCGGCAGCCCGCAGGCGGACGTCCTGCTGATCGCCGATTCGGTAACGATGGAAGGCCTGAAGCAGGAGGGCCGGCTGCTCGCATATGATGCTGCCGATGTCTCCGCCTATCCGGCCGGCATCCACGACCCGCAGAAGATGTGGTTCTCGACCAAGCTGATCACCACCGGCATCGTCTACAACAACAAGGCTGCGCTGAAGCCGACGAGCTGGGCTGATCTGACGAAGCCCGAGGTCAAGAACCTGCTCGCCATGCCGAGCCCGTTGAATTCGGGCGCCGCCTTGATCCACACCATGACGCTGGCCGGCAACCTGCCGGGCGGCTGGCGCTATTACGAGCAGCTGAGGGACAATGGCGCGCTCGCGGCCGGCGGCAATGGCGACATCCTGCGCCAGGTCGCCACCGGCGAGAAGCTCTACGGCATGATCGTCGATTTCATGCCGATCCGCGAGAAGGCCAAGGGCGCGCCGATCGAGTTCGTCTTTCCCAGCGAAGGCGTCTCCGCCGTCGGCGAGCCGGTCGCGATCCTGAAATCGACCAAGAACCCGGAAGCCGCGAAGGCCTTCGTCGGTTTCCTGATCTCCCGGGAAGGCCAGGCGCTGGCGCTGCGCCAGGGCTATGTCGCGGCCCATCCCGATGTCGCGCTGCCGGCCGGCTATCCGACGCGGGACGCGATCAAATTGATGCCGTTCGACGCCGCCCAGGCGCTTGCCGGCGAGGCCGCGGCGCGCAAGCGCTTCAGCGCGATCTTCGAGTGA
- a CDS encoding sugar ABC transporter permease, protein MAAPVAVPSDAVSGHTRDRALWGTIMLAPYVLVFAVMVVYPVAYGLWLGLNWNSYRALFADPIFIRTVINTILFLFIAVNLKFLIALWLSGFFVAQRAWVRIVLVIFILPWAVPSIPTILSFRVMLNPENGMINQQLFHLFGIVEGPGWLTDPTLAFASSIMVHIWKSLPFWTLILITGRFAIAQDLYEAASVDGANKWQQFKFITWPSLATLYVTSTMLSMIWTLGDFNSVYLLTGGGPGDLNHVLSTLGIRYMRNNNLDLGIASIIVAMPLILPMVYFMVKRLSKGAE, encoded by the coding sequence ATGGCCGCACCGGTCGCGGTACCCAGCGATGCGGTCTCAGGACATACCCGCGATCGCGCGCTCTGGGGCACGATCATGCTGGCGCCCTATGTCCTCGTCTTTGCCGTGATGGTGGTCTATCCCGTCGCTTACGGCCTCTGGCTCGGCCTCAACTGGAATTCCTACCGCGCGCTCTTCGCCGACCCGATCTTCATTCGTACCGTCATCAACACGATCCTCTTTCTGTTCATCGCGGTGAACCTGAAATTCCTGATCGCGCTCTGGCTCTCGGGCTTCTTCGTGGCGCAGCGCGCCTGGGTTCGCATCGTCCTGGTGATCTTCATCCTGCCCTGGGCGGTGCCGTCGATTCCGACCATTCTCTCGTTCCGGGTCATGCTCAACCCCGAGAATGGCATGATCAACCAGCAGCTTTTCCACCTGTTCGGGATCGTTGAAGGGCCGGGTTGGCTGACGGATCCGACGCTGGCCTTCGCCAGCTCGATCATGGTCCATATCTGGAAGTCGCTGCCGTTCTGGACGTTGATCCTGATCACCGGGCGCTTCGCCATCGCGCAGGATCTCTATGAGGCCGCCAGCGTCGACGGCGCCAATAAATGGCAGCAGTTCAAATTCATCACCTGGCCTTCGCTGGCGACGCTCTATGTCACCTCGACCATGCTCTCGATGATCTGGACGCTGGGCGACTTCAACAGCGTCTACCTGCTCACCGGCGGCGGCCCCGGTGACTTGAACCACGTGCTCTCGACGCTCGGCATCCGCTACATGCGCAACAATAATCTCGATCTCGGCATCGCCTCGATCATCGTCGCCATGCCGCTGATCCTGCCGATGGTCTATTTCATGGTGAAGCGTCTCTCGAAGGGAGCCGAATGA
- a CDS encoding diguanylate cyclase, with translation MKYRAAARRRSEPIADIRKILIVEDSKTFAKALRKLLTEEIGLPIVSCASLNELHEVVTEEPEAYGIAVVDLNLPDAPDGEAIDFTVQRGIPTIVFTGSFDLQTRSRIMERDVIDYVLKNNEFALDTLVTAVKRALSNREMRILVVDDQATARKHLARTLAVQQYSVIEAGSGTEALALLEANPDIQIVVSDYNMPDINGYELTRKIRRLVGPDKLRVIGVSSTTDIAVSAGFLKAGANDFISRPFMPEELQCRIANNADTLLQLKQLQELASRDYLTGLFNRRHFFENGPKLIKTVQARPSSTVAVLDIDHFKQLNDTHGHDIGDRVLELIARCLADAVEGTGNLLARLGGEEFVILFPGMNPTAAMRFSDHLRLDISHATLQIGAEAISVTASIGVAEADPADSFDHCLRSADQALYAAKQQGRNRVCLAAS, from the coding sequence ATGAAATACCGCGCCGCTGCTCGTCGCAGATCCGAGCCGATCGCCGATATCAGGAAGATTCTCATCGTCGAGGATTCGAAGACCTTCGCGAAGGCGCTGCGCAAGCTCCTCACTGAGGAGATCGGCCTACCCATCGTCTCCTGCGCTTCGCTGAACGAGCTGCACGAGGTCGTCACCGAAGAGCCCGAGGCCTACGGCATCGCGGTGGTCGACCTGAACCTGCCGGACGCGCCCGACGGCGAAGCGATTGACTTCACGGTCCAACGCGGCATCCCGACAATCGTCTTCACGGGGAGCTTCGACTTGCAGACGCGCAGCCGGATCATGGAGCGCGACGTCATCGACTACGTCCTGAAGAACAACGAGTTCGCGCTGGACACGCTGGTCACCGCGGTCAAGCGCGCCTTATCCAACCGCGAGATGCGCATCCTCGTCGTCGATGACCAGGCGACTGCACGCAAGCACCTCGCCAGGACGCTGGCGGTGCAGCAATATTCGGTCATCGAAGCTGGGTCCGGCACGGAGGCATTGGCACTGCTGGAGGCCAATCCCGACATCCAGATCGTCGTCTCCGACTATAATATGCCGGATATCAACGGATATGAGCTGACGCGCAAAATCCGCCGCCTGGTCGGACCGGACAAGCTGCGCGTGATCGGGGTTTCGTCCACGACCGACATCGCCGTCTCCGCCGGTTTCCTGAAAGCCGGAGCCAACGACTTCATTTCGCGGCCATTCATGCCTGAAGAGCTGCAATGCCGGATCGCGAACAATGCGGACACACTCCTGCAATTGAAACAGCTGCAGGAGCTGGCGTCCCGCGACTATCTCACCGGGCTCTTCAACCGCCGGCATTTCTTCGAGAACGGCCCGAAGCTCATCAAGACCGTGCAGGCGCGCCCTTCAAGCACGGTCGCGGTTCTCGATATCGACCACTTCAAGCAGCTCAACGACACCCACGGCCATGACATCGGCGACCGGGTGCTCGAATTGATCGCCCGCTGCCTGGCGGATGCGGTCGAAGGCACCGGCAACCTGCTTGCCCGCCTCGGCGGCGAGGAGTTCGTCATCCTGTTTCCCGGAATGAACCCAACCGCCGCGATGCGCTTCAGCGATCACCTCCGGCTGGATATCTCGCACGCAACTTTGCAGATCGGGGCCGAGGCGATCTCCGTCACAGCCTCGATCGGCGTTGCGGAGGCCGATCCGGCGGATAGTTTCGATCATTGCCTGCGCAGCGCGGACCAGGCGCTCTACGCGGCAAAGCAGCAAGGCCGGAACCGGGTCTGCCTTGCCGCCAGCTGA
- a CDS encoding LysR family transcriptional regulator, producing MERFDWDDLRFFLAVARSGRLTAAARRLGADHATVSRRITSLEEALKAKLFERRPQGYTLTAHGERLLAKAESMETEALAIQSDIGGADMALAGTVRIGAPDGFGTTFLAPRLAKLASAYPGLEIQLIAMPRLLSLSKREADVAITLAPPKEGKVVARKLSDYRLGLYAAREYLDAMPKVEKPEDLFDHRIVGYIDDLIFTPELDYLDEVAKGLRAQVQSSSVLAQMNAVVAGAGIGVIHHFMAEGEPRLVPVLPETVSITRSFWLLVHADLKDVARVRAIVDFVVREAKASRALLMGEQPAAAVSRPALVEG from the coding sequence TTGGAGCGGTTCGACTGGGATGATCTGCGCTTCTTCCTGGCGGTCGCGCGCTCGGGCCGTTTGACGGCAGCGGCGCGCCGGCTCGGGGCCGACCACGCCACGGTCTCGCGCCGCATCACCTCGCTGGAGGAAGCGCTCAAGGCCAAGCTCTTCGAGCGCCGGCCGCAGGGCTACACGCTCACCGCCCATGGCGAGCGGCTGCTGGCCAAGGCCGAGAGCATGGAGACCGAGGCGCTGGCGATCCAGAGCGATATCGGCGGCGCCGACATGGCGCTCGCCGGCACGGTCCGGATCGGCGCGCCCGACGGCTTCGGCACCACCTTCCTGGCGCCGCGCCTGGCCAAGCTGGCGAGCGCCTATCCCGGCCTCGAGATCCAGCTCATCGCCATGCCGCGCCTGCTTTCGCTGTCGAAGCGCGAGGCCGATGTCGCAATCACACTCGCCCCTCCCAAGGAGGGCAAGGTGGTTGCACGCAAGCTCTCCGACTACCGGCTCGGGCTTTATGCCGCGCGTGAGTATCTCGACGCGATGCCGAAGGTCGAGAAGCCGGAAGACCTCTTCGATCACCGCATCGTCGGCTATATCGATGACCTCATCTTCACGCCCGAGCTCGACTATCTCGACGAGGTCGCCAAGGGCCTGCGCGCCCAGGTCCAGAGTTCGAGCGTGCTGGCGCAGATGAACGCGGTCGTCGCCGGAGCCGGTATCGGCGTGATCCACCATTTCATGGCCGAGGGCGAGCCGCGCCTCGTACCGGTCCTGCCCGAGACCGTCTCGATCACGCGGTCCTTCTGGCTCCTGGTCCATGCCGACCTGAAGGATGTCGCCCGCGTGCGCGCCATCGTCGATTTCGTCGTGCGCGAGGCGAAGGCGTCGCGGGCCCTGTTGATGGGCGAACAACCCGCCGCGGCGGTGTCGCGGCCCGCCCTGGTCGAGGGATAG
- a CDS encoding CoA-acylating methylmalonate-semialdehyde dehydrogenase, whose translation MRQVGHFIGGKHVAGTSGRTADIYQPMDGSVIGQVALASAAEMRAAVENAAAAQPKWAAVNPQRRARVLMKFLDLIAQNNDELAELLAREHGKTIPDAKGDIQRGVEVVEFSLGVPNLMKGEFTDGAGPGIDIYSLRQALGVCAGITPFNFPAMIPLWKLGPAIACGNAFILKPSERDPGVPMRLAELFIEAGGPPGILNVVNGDKVAVDAILDDPDIKAVGFVGSTPIAEYIYARGCAAGKRVQCFGGAKNHMVIMPDADMDQAVDALIGAGYGSAGERCMAISVAVPVGKATADELVKRLIPRVESLKIGPSTDTAADFGPVVTKAAMEKIKAYVDVGIEEGASLVVDGRDFKMQGYENGFYVGGCLFDNVTKDMRIYKEEIFGPVLTVLRAETYDEALKLTNDHEYGNGTAIFTRDGDAARDFASKVQVGMVGINVPIPVPLAYYTFGGWKRSSFGDLNQHGPDSIRFYTKTKTVTARWPSGIKDGASFVIPTMS comes from the coding sequence ATGCGTCAGGTTGGGCATTTCATCGGCGGCAAGCATGTCGCGGGCACCTCGGGCCGCACTGCCGACATCTATCAGCCCATGGACGGAAGCGTCATCGGCCAGGTCGCGCTGGCCTCGGCCGCCGAAATGCGCGCCGCGGTCGAGAACGCCGCCGCCGCCCAGCCGAAATGGGCCGCGGTCAACCCGCAGCGCCGCGCCCGCGTGCTGATGAAGTTCCTCGACCTGATCGCGCAGAACAATGACGAGCTCGCCGAATTGCTCGCCCGCGAGCACGGCAAGACCATTCCCGACGCCAAGGGCGACATCCAGCGCGGCGTCGAGGTGGTGGAATTCTCGCTCGGCGTGCCCAACCTGATGAAGGGCGAGTTCACCGACGGCGCCGGCCCCGGCATCGACATCTATTCGCTGCGCCAGGCGCTGGGCGTCTGCGCCGGCATCACGCCGTTCAACTTCCCAGCGATGATCCCGCTCTGGAAGCTCGGCCCCGCGATCGCCTGCGGCAACGCCTTCATCCTGAAGCCCTCCGAGCGTGACCCCGGCGTGCCGATGCGGCTGGCCGAGCTCTTCATCGAGGCAGGCGGGCCTCCCGGCATCCTCAACGTCGTCAATGGCGACAAGGTTGCGGTCGACGCGATCCTCGACGATCCCGACATCAAGGCGGTCGGCTTCGTCGGCTCGACCCCGATCGCGGAATACATCTATGCCCGCGGCTGCGCGGCCGGTAAGCGCGTGCAGTGCTTCGGCGGCGCCAAGAACCACATGGTCATCATGCCCGACGCCGACATGGACCAGGCGGTCGATGCGCTGATCGGCGCCGGCTACGGCTCGGCCGGCGAGCGCTGCATGGCGATCTCAGTTGCGGTTCCCGTCGGCAAGGCCACCGCCGACGAACTGGTGAAGCGCCTCATTCCGCGCGTCGAGAGCCTCAAGATCGGCCCCTCGACCGACACCGCCGCCGATTTCGGCCCGGTCGTCACCAAGGCGGCGATGGAGAAGATCAAGGCTTATGTCGATGTCGGCATCGAAGAGGGCGCCAGCCTCGTCGTCGATGGGCGCGACTTCAAGATGCAGGGCTATGAGAACGGCTTCTATGTCGGCGGCTGCCTGTTCGACAACGTCACCAAGGACATGCGCATCTACAAGGAGGAGATCTTCGGACCCGTCCTCACCGTGCTGCGCGCCGAGACCTATGACGAGGCGCTGAAGCTGACCAACGACCACGAATACGGCAACGGCACCGCGATCTTCACCCGCGACGGCGACGCGGCGCGCGACTTCGCCTCCAAGGTCCAGGTCGGCATGGTCGGCATCAACGTGCCGATCCCGGTGCCGCTGGCCTATTACACCTTCGGCGGCTGGAAGCGCTCCTCCTTCGGCGATCTCAACCAGCACGGCCCGGACTCGATCCGCTTCTACACCAAGACCAAGACCGTGACGGCGCGCTGGCCCAGCGGTATCAAGGACGGGGCGAGCTTCGTCATTCCGACGATGAGCTGA
- a CDS encoding isobutyryl-CoA dehydrogenase — translation MALGFAADTLAPNAMRWDEEKHFPVEEMRAAAALGMGGIYINEDVGGSGLSRLDAALIFEALSTGCPTVAAFISIHNMCAWMIDRYGSDEQRKSFLPKLCTMEHLASYCLTEPGAGSDAAALKTKAVRDGDTYILDGQKQFISGAGVSDIYVVMVRTGEAGPSGISTVIVEKGTPGLSFGANEKKMGWNAQPTRAVIFENCRIPVANRIGPEGIGFKIAMAGLDGGRLNIGACSIGGAQGALDKALAYAQERKAFGSRIADFQALQFKLADMATELEAARSFLWRAAASLDAKAADATKLCAMAKRVATDTGFEVANQALQIHGGYGYLADYGIEKIVRDLRVHQILEGTNEVMRMIVARGLVGRAKGN, via the coding sequence ATGGCGCTCGGCTTCGCCGCCGACACGCTGGCCCCCAACGCCATGCGCTGGGACGAGGAGAAACATTTCCCGGTCGAGGAAATGCGCGCCGCCGCGGCGCTCGGCATGGGCGGCATCTACATCAATGAGGATGTCGGCGGCTCCGGCCTCTCGCGGCTGGATGCCGCGCTGATCTTCGAGGCGCTCTCGACGGGCTGCCCGACGGTGGCGGCCTTCATCTCGATCCACAATATGTGCGCCTGGATGATCGACCGCTACGGCTCCGACGAACAGCGCAAGAGCTTCCTGCCGAAGCTGTGCACCATGGAGCATCTGGCGAGCTACTGCCTGACCGAGCCGGGCGCCGGCTCGGACGCCGCCGCGCTGAAGACCAAGGCGGTTCGCGATGGCGACACTTACATCCTCGACGGGCAGAAGCAGTTCATCTCGGGCGCCGGCGTCTCCGACATTTATGTCGTGATGGTGCGCACCGGCGAAGCCGGCCCCTCCGGCATCTCGACCGTAATCGTCGAGAAGGGCACGCCCGGCCTCTCCTTCGGAGCCAATGAGAAGAAGATGGGCTGGAACGCGCAGCCGACGCGGGCCGTGATCTTCGAGAATTGCCGCATTCCCGTCGCCAATCGGATCGGGCCGGAAGGCATCGGCTTCAAGATCGCGATGGCTGGCCTCGATGGCGGCCGGCTCAATATCGGCGCCTGCTCGATCGGCGGGGCGCAAGGCGCGCTCGACAAGGCGCTGGCCTATGCACAGGAGCGAAAAGCCTTCGGTTCGCGCATCGCCGATTTCCAGGCGCTGCAGTTCAAGCTCGCCGACATGGCGACCGAGCTGGAAGCGGCGCGGAGCTTCCTCTGGCGGGCGGCCGCCTCGCTCGACGCCAAGGCGGCGGACGCGACGAAGCTCTGCGCCATGGCCAAGCGGGTCGCCACCGACACCGGCTTCGAGGTGGCCAACCAGGCGCTGCAGATCCATGGCGGCTATGGCTATCTCGCCGATTACGGCATCGAGAAGATCGTGCGCGACCTCAGGGTCCACCAGATCCTCGAAGGTACCAATGAGGTGATGCGGATGATCGTCGCGCGCGGATTGGTCGGGCGCGCGAAGGGGAATTGA
- a CDS encoding iron ABC transporter permease gives MTLIARPGWRHDAPRPTWPGLRLPQRLPEGLGLPAAVTLTALLLGALPFLRLTIAALAPGWQFAPDAALEQIGSRAAVNATLHTLETAGFSALAALLIGGAVALALSVTDLRHKRPLAFFFVFSMMIAPQVAALAFLSLFAPHSPILGALGLSPAPGTPNPLLGRGGIILVMALHHAPLVAITLWTGLRSVPHSLVEAAQMEGAGPATIVARILLPVLRPQIIAAALIAFVAGIGNFGIPALLGLPVNYLTLPTLIYRRLASFGPAGLSDAAALSLLVALVAGGGILASVLATRRAGGKVEIERPLQPFWTLGRARRLVAGALWTLLALKLGLPFLALLCEALTPALGVALSWQSLTLDKFTEVLLRQDVTMRAFRNSFLFAGSAALLLALISIGFAYALERRMGRFRRVVELVIELPYALPGVVLAIACILLFLKPLPLLGVSLYATPFIILFAYLARFLPLALKAPVAAMAQIEAHHEEAAKLDGASLWQMLRFIVAPILAPAATVSALMVFLVAFNELTVSALLWSSGTETLGVVLFSLKEAGLAGEAAAVAISASTIIFAVMLGLDLCGKRLPDNVLPWRI, from the coding sequence ATGACGCTGATCGCCCGCCCCGGCTGGCGGCACGACGCCCCGCGCCCGACCTGGCCGGGCTTGCGTCTGCCTCAGCGTCTGCCGGAGGGGCTTGGACTGCCGGCTGCCGTCACGCTCACCGCCCTGCTGCTCGGCGCCCTGCCCTTCCTGCGGCTCACTATTGCGGCCCTTGCACCGGGCTGGCAGTTTGCTCCCGACGCTGCATTGGAACAGATCGGCAGCCGCGCGGCGGTCAATGCGACGCTTCATACACTGGAGACGGCGGGCTTCTCCGCGCTCGCAGCCTTGCTGATCGGCGGCGCTGTCGCGCTTGCGCTCAGCGTTACCGACCTGCGCCATAAGCGCCCCCTCGCTTTCTTCTTCGTGTTCTCGATGATGATCGCGCCACAGGTCGCAGCTCTTGCATTCCTGAGCCTGTTCGCGCCGCACTCGCCGATCCTGGGGGCGCTTGGCCTGTCGCCTGCCCCAGGCACGCCAAACCCGCTGCTCGGGCGCGGCGGCATCATCCTCGTCATGGCGCTGCATCATGCGCCGCTGGTCGCCATCACGCTCTGGACCGGCCTGCGCAGCGTGCCGCATTCGCTGGTCGAGGCGGCGCAGATGGAGGGCGCGGGACCCGCGACGATCGTCGCGCGCATCCTGCTGCCGGTGCTGCGGCCGCAGATCATCGCCGCCGCGCTGATCGCTTTTGTCGCCGGCATCGGCAATTTCGGCATTCCGGCGCTGCTGGGACTGCCGGTGAACTACCTGACGCTGCCGACGCTGATCTATCGGCGGCTGGCGAGCTTCGGACCGGCCGGACTGTCCGACGCCGCCGCGCTCTCCCTGCTGGTGGCCCTGGTCGCCGGTGGCGGCATCCTGGCGAGCGTGCTGGCGACACGGCGCGCCGGCGGCAAGGTCGAGATCGAGCGGCCACTGCAACCATTCTGGACGCTTGGGCGCGCGCGGCGGCTGGTTGCCGGCGCGCTCTGGACACTGCTGGCCTTGAAGCTTGGCCTGCCCTTCCTCGCGCTGCTTTGCGAAGCGCTGACGCCGGCGCTCGGCGTCGCCCTGTCCTGGCAGAGCCTGACGCTGGACAAATTCACCGAGGTGCTGCTGCGCCAGGACGTGACGATGCGGGCCTTCCGCAACTCCTTCCTGTTCGCCGGCTCGGCCGCCCTGCTGCTCGCGCTGATCTCGATCGGTTTCGCCTATGCACTGGAGCGGCGCATGGGCAGGTTCAGGCGCGTCGTCGAGCTCGTCATCGAGCTGCCCTATGCCCTGCCCGGCGTCGTGCTCGCCATCGCCTGCATCCTGCTCTTCCTGAAGCCCTTGCCGCTTCTGGGAGTAAGCCTCTACGCCACACCTTTCATCATCCTCTTCGCCTATCTGGCGCGCTTCCTGCCGCTGGCGCTGAAGGCGCCCGTCGCGGCGATGGCGCAGATCGAGGCGCATCACGAGGAGGCGGCGAAGCTCGACGGCGCGAGCCTCTGGCAGATGCTGCGTTTCATCGTGGCGCCGATCCTGGCCCCCGCGGCGACCGTCAGTGCGCTGATGGTCTTCCTCGTCGCCTTCAACGAGTTGACGGTCTCGGCGCTGCTCTGGTCCTCGGGCACGGAGACGCTCGGCGTCGTGCTGTTCAGCTTGAAAGAGGCCGGGCTTGCCGGCGAGGCGGCGGCAGTGGCGATCAGCGCCTCGACGATCATTTTCGCGGTGATGCTGGGGCTGGACTTGTGCGGCAAGCGTCTGCCGGACAACGTCCTGCCTTGGCGGATCTGA